The stretch of DNA TCGGGTGCCAGAGCGGGCCCAGCTGCCGGTCGAAGCGCTTCACCAGCTCGTAGCCGTGGGCTTCGCCCTGCGCGAGCAGGGCCAGCAGCGCGTAGCGTAGGTGCATGTCGGTCTCCTCCCTCGCCGCCGGCGGAGCGAGCGACGTGCCAGCCCGCGGCGCCGCTTCGCGGGGGCGCGAGCGGCGTCGCGTGCGCCGGCCTTGACGGGCGCGGCACGTGTGCCCGCCCGTGTCGTCGCCGCGCGCGCGCGGCTCTTCACGCGACGCGGCCTCGGCCGGGCGGCGCGCCGGCGTGGTGGCGTCGTCGCGTCGCGGGGACGGATGTCCAGTGACTTTTCATTGACGCGGAAGCCGCGGGTCGTGGTATGGGCGCGCCATGTCGGCCTCTGGGTGGACGGTCGCGGCCGTCCTCGCGAGTGCGCTGTTCGGCGGCGCGATTCCGGCCGGAGCGGTGGTGTTCGGCGGCGGCGGCAGCGCGACGACCGATTGCCTGGTCGCCTTCGACGCAGCGCTCAACCATCCGGCGAAGAAGCCCAGGATGATCCGCTGCGCCGACGGCGACCCGGCCTGCGACAGGGACGGCGTGGTCAACGGCGTCTGCGAGTTCGAGGTCGCGCTGTGCGCGAACAGCACCTACAACCCGACCCGGTGCACGCTCGCGGGCGTGCAGTCGATCCGCGTCGACCACGCCCAGGACAACGGCGACCCGAAGTTCGATCCCGATTTCCAGGCGCTCCAGCAGCGCACGAACAACGAGATCGAGCCGCCGACGGCGAGCGCCGACAAGTGCACGTTCGCGACCCGCATCCGTGTGCCGCTCACCGGACCGCTGCCCGGCGCCGTCTGCAAGCGCGGCAAGAAGCAGATCCGGCTGACGTCGATGTCGACGTTCCAGCTCGGCAAGATCTACAAGGACGTCGACAAGCTGAAGCTCATGTGCGACCCGCCGCCCTCGGGCTGCGATCCGCAGGTGCTCTTCACCGGTACGTACGATCGCATCCAGCGCCAGATCTTCAACCGGAGCTGTGCGCTCTCGGGCTGCCACGACTCGCAGACGCAGGCGGGCAACATGCTCCTCGAGCAGCCGTCGGCGTACGCGAACGTCGTCAACGTGATCCCGAGCAACTTCGCGGCGGCGGGTATGGGCTGGCGCCGGATCGACGCGGCCAACGCGCAGACGAGCACGAGCTTCCTCTATCGGAAGATCACGGGCGACTTCGGCGGCAATCCGGCCCTCGGCGCCCGCATGCCGTACGGTCGTCCGAAGCTCGACGCGTATCTCGTCGACATCGTGCGCGCGTGGATCGCCGCCGGGGCGCCGGCGAACGGCTGGGTGCCGGGCACCGACTGACGGCACCGGAGGACGACACATGGTCAACGAGGGGGCAACGCTCGGCGCGGCGGCGGCGCGACACCTCCTGCGGCGCACCGGGTTCGGGGCGCTCGCACGCGACGTGAGCCGCTACACGGGGCTCTCCCGCGGCGCCGCGGCCGACCGCCTGGTGGGCTTCAAGGCGAAGGCCTTCAAGCCGGGCGGCAGCTACTTCGAGCAGGCCCACGACAAGTGGGTCACGTACATCCTCAAGGCGAAGTTCCCGCTCATGGAGAAGCTCGCGCTCTTCTGGCACGACCACTTCGCCGTCGCGATCGCGAAGGTGATCGACGTGAAGCGGATGGGGCTCTACGTCGGCCTGCTCCATCAGCACTGCAACGGCAACCTGAAGACCTTCGTCAAGGCGATGAACAAGGACGCCGCGATGATGGAGTTCCTGGACACGGTCCGGAACGACAAGGGCATCCCGAACGAGAACTACGCCCGCGAGCTCCAGGAGCTGTTCACGTTGGGCGTCTACGACCTCGCCGGGCAGCCCAACTACACGCAGGCCGACATCGTGCAGATCGCGCGCGCGTTCACCGGCTGGACCTACGACGGCAGCAACAAGCCGCGCTTCGACGACTACCGGCACGACTACGCCGCCGAGTTCCCCGAGCGCGGGCCGAAGACGCTCTTCGCGGGGCGCCCGGGCTTTCCCGCCGGCGGCGCGTCGTTCGCGAGCCCCGAGGGCGCGACCGAGATCGACCAGGTGGTCGACGTCCTCTTCCAGCACACCGACTCGCAGGGCAAGAACACGGTCGCGCGCCGCACCGCCTACCGGCTCTGCGAGTACTTCGCGCACCCGCAGCCGAGCCTGGCGTTCGTCGACCAGATCGTCGCGCACTCGGGCTTCGACGTGAGCTTCGACATCCGCCGTCTCGTCCGCTCGCTCCTGTGCCACGACGAATTCTACGCCAGCGCCGCCGGCCCGCCGTACACGGAGGCGAGCCGGAAGTCGGTGCGCTGGCCGATCGACTACGTCGTCGGCACGCTGCGCATCCTCGGCCTGAAGCCGCGCGGCCGCTACCAAGTGATCCAGGGCGGCAGCTACCGCCGCGTCTTCGACCACCTCGGCAACATGGGGCAGACGCTGATGGACCCGCCGAGCGTCTTCGGCTGGGACTGGGAGACGAGCTGGGTCAGCAGCTCGACGTTGCTCGCCCGCTACAACTTCGCGCGCGACATCATCATGGCGCGGTGGGGCGGCGGCGCCCTCAAGACGGATCGTCTCGTCAACACCGGCCTCACCGATCCCGGCGCCATCGTCGACGCCGTCACCGACCTCTTCGGCGTGCGCGACCAGCTGAGCCCGGCCGAGCGCCAGGTCTTCGTCGACTATCTCACCGAGAACGGCACCGTGCCGTCGATCGACCTGCGGAACTGGGACGTGCGCAACACGAAGCTGAACGGCCTCTTCGCGCTGGTGATGCAGTCGCCGGCCTACCAGCTCCACTGACGGACGGGGGACGCCTCGCATGAACGTCACACGACGCCAGTTCCTGCAGCGCACCGGCGCCGCGACGGCCGGCGCGCTGCTCGGCCCGGGCCTCTTCGCCCATCCCCTGGTCCGCAGCGCGATGGCCGACACCATCGGCGATCGCTACTTCATCGTGCTCTTCCTCGACGGCGGGAACGACGGGCAGAACACCGTCATCCCGCGTTCCAACGGCAGCGCGAACCTGCGCACGCTGTACGACGGCTACCGTCGCACGGGCGGCGGCGGCATCGCCGTCCCCGCGGCGGCGCTCGCGGCCACGGCGATCGGCAACTGTCCCGGCACCGGCGCCCAGCTCGGCCTCCACCCCGGTCTCGCCGGCTTCGGCGGCAGGCCGGGCGTCGGCGGCCTGAAGGCGCTCTACGACGCCGGCAAGGTCGCCGTCATCCAGGGCTGCGGCTACCCCGACTACAGCCTCTCGCACGAGGAGTCGCGGGTGATCTGGCAGACGGGGAACCCGCTCGGGGTGCCGGGCCTGACGGGCACGGGCTGGGGCGGACGGCACCTGGCCCATCCGGCGTACGGCTACGGCGGCACGCAGGTGCCCGCCGTCACCATCGGCAGCTCGGTGGCGCCGGAGCTGCGGCAGTCGGGCACGAGCGTGCTCGCCATCGACCGCCTCGAGGACTTCGGCTTCCCGTACGACTACGACTTCGACGACGACACCGCGACCAAGCGCGAGGCGTTCCGCCGGCTCCACCAGGATCTCGCCGCAGGCGATGCGCTGCCGAGCAAGGCCTATCTCGGCGCCAGCGGGCATGCGACGCTCGTCAGCAGCGAGAGCTACCCGCAGCTCCACGACCTCTACCAGGCCGACCGCGCGAGCTGGAGCGCGCAGTACGACGGCCTCGACCGCAGCACCGGCTACGACCTGCGCGAGATCGCCAAGATCATCTACGGCAGCGCGCAGGGCGTCCCGAACATCGGCGCGCGCTTCTTCGCGCTCGCCAACGGCGGCTACGACACGCACTCCGACCAGGGCGCCGCGCAGCCCACCGGGCAGCACTTCGGCCTGCTCGCCGAGATCGGCGCGGCGATCAAGATCTTCTACGACGACGTCGCCAGCATGGGCCTCGCCCACAAGGTCTGCCTCCTCGTCTGGAGCGAGTTCGCGCGCCGCATCCCGCAGAACGACAACGGCACCGACCACGGCTCGCAGGGGCCGATGTTCGTCGTCGGCGGCAGCGTGAACGGCGGCGTCTACGGCAATCACCCGGACATCGCGAACCTCGACTGGAACGAGAACACCGTCTATCGCCAGGCGCCCGGGCCGCACCGCTCGACGGACTTCCGCGACGTCTACGGCACCATCCTGACGCGCTGGGTGAACATGCCTCCCGCGGCCGTGGCGGCCGACATCCTCCCGGTCGACACCGAGGGGCCGGCGTCCGACTACTGGCAGACGGCCAACTTCAACCTGGGGTTCCTGCCGTAGCGCCGTCGCCGGGCGACTACTACGTCCACGATCCGCGGGTCGTCCTCGTCCCGATCGAGCATCTCTCGGCGGCGGGGACGAGCCCTGCGTTCCGGGCCTTCGCGCAGGCCCGCGCCGGCTGGTCCCCGGACCGGCTCGACCTCCTCGACGCCGGCTTCGCGCGCTACTGGAGCCGCGGCACGGCGCTCGCGGCGCGCGCCGCCTGGGTGCCGCCACGCCGGCGGCACCTCGCGGTCGTCACCGGCGACGCGCTCGCCGTCCGGCCGTACGCGCAGCTCCTCAACACGAGCGCCTGGCTGCTCTACGAGGCCGACGTCGACCCGGCCACCTCCGATCCCGAGCTGCTGGCGTGGCTCCTGGCCCTCGGCGACCGCATGGCGGCGACGGGGGAGGTGACGCTGGCCGCCGTCCAGACCGCGGCGTGGTGGCTCGAGCGCAGCGACGCCGAGTGCGCCGCGTTCGCGGCCGCCGCACGGCGCAGCACGCGCCCCGATGCGGACGCCGTGCGGGCGACCGCGGACGCGGTGCCGTGGCTGCGCCGGCTCGCGCACGAGACGCTCCGCCCGCCGGCTCTGCTCGGCGCGCACCGGCCCGTGCCCGGCACCGGGCTCCTCGTGCCGGCGCATCTCGAGACCGAGCCGCCGGCGCTCGTGGCGCGCTGGACGACGGTCGCACGGTCGACCGTCGCCGCCTTCCAGGGACGCTGGCGCGTGCGCGACCCGGCCGTCACGGCGGCGCTGCTCGACTGGCTCGCGGGAGACGCGCCGCCGCTCCTCGTCGTCGGCGAGCGCGGGCGCATCGTGTGGGACCCGGCGACGCCCGACCGCCTCGGCCCGCTGCGCGCCGTGCTGCGCGACGCCGACGCGGCGGCCGTCGCCGCCGTGCGCAACGATCTCGACGCGGTGGCGCGGGTGACGCGCGACTTCCGGGCGGCGGTGGTCGAGCCGTCGGCGCTGCCGGCGTCGGCCGCGGGCGCGCTCCAGCGCGGCTACGGCTACCTCCATGCGGCGCGCGGGCTCGTCGCCTACAACCTCCACGAGCCCGGCATGGAGCGGTTGCACGGGCCGCCGCTGCCCTACGCGCGGGCCATGGTCGCGGCGCGCGCGGCGCACGAGTGGGCGCACCTCGCGGACACGGCTGGGCTGGCCGTGCACGCTCGCGCCCGCGGCGTCACGCCCGCCGCGCCGCGCTGGCCGACGCCCTCGACGCGACCATCGCCGCGGCGCCGGCGGCGCTGCACCGCACGACCGCCGCGGACCTGGCGGCGCTGGGCCGCGACGGAACGCCCGGCGCCGCGCTGGCCGAGGTCACGCTGCGCCGCCTGCCGGACTGGCGCGCGAACCTCGTCGCTCGCGCGCTGCTCGACGCGACCGAGCGCGAGACCTACGTGCGGCACAACGTGCGCCTGCTGCGCCCCGAGTATCCGCCGCCCGCGTTCTGGCGCCTGCTCGTGCGCCACCTCTTCGAGTTCCAGTACGTGCGCCCGGCGCTCGGGATGACCGCCGTGCCGGATCCGCTCGCGTTCTACCTCCATAGCACGGGCGCGGCCGACGAGCTGGCCGCGGCGGGAGCGTGCGACAGCGCCGGGTTCGTCGCGCTCGCCGACGCGGTCGCCCACTGCTGCGCGGCCTTCGCCGTCGACCCGGCACGGCTGCGGCTGCCCGCCCCCTGAGCCCCCGGGCGGCGCGCCCGCTCGCGATGCCGCCGCGGCCTCAGCGTGCCCCCGGCACGCGCGCGAAGTGCGGCCAGGGGGCGGCGCGCGTCGTCCACAGCCAGGCGGTGAACGCCAGCCCGAAGCCGAGGTCGGGGCTGACCGCGATCAGCGCGGCCGGCGGCAGCGAGCCGTCCCGCACGCACCACGCGGTGACGCCGACGAAGCTGAGCTTGCCCGCGGCGGCGAGGGCGACGAAGAGCCGGTCCGTCAGCCCGGTGACGGCGGTCCACAGGTAGCCCGTGCCGAAGAGGAGGACGAACACCGCGATGGTGCGCAGGTAGATCGGCGGGGCGTCGACGGGCAGGTGCGCCAGCCGGCGGACGGCGGCGACCTCCGGCAGGAAGCCGACCGCCGCGACGAGGTTCACGATCGCCGTGGCGAACAACGCGATGCGCAGCCAGCGCGGCACGAGCATCGCCGTGGTATGCGCGCCGGCGCGCCGTCAGACAACGCCTGCGACATGACTTCGCCGTCGGCGGGGAGTACCATCGCCGCGTGCGTCTCGCCGCGATCGACCTCGGAACCAACTCGGTGCACATGGTCATCGCCGACGTCACGCCCGACGGTCGCATCGTCGTCGTCGACCGCGTGAAGGAGATGGTCCGTCTCGGCCGCAAGGCGTTCACGACCGGTCGCCTCGCACCCGAGACCATGACGCTCGCCTCGAAGGCGCTGCGCACGTTCGGGCGGCTGGCGCGGGCGCGCAAGGTGCAGCGCCTGCGCACCGTCGCCACGAGCGCCGTGCGCGAGGCGCGCAACGGGGCGGCGTTCGTCGCCCGCCTGCGGCGCGAGACCGGGATGCCCATCAAGGTCATCTCCGGGCTCGAGGAGGCGCGCCTGATCTTCCAGGCGGCGCGGCACGCCATCGGCCTCGAGGGCGGACCGCACCTCCTCGTCGACGTCGGCGGCGGCAGCGTCGAGCTGTCGCTGGCCTACGACGGCAAGCCGCTGTGGCTGGAAAGCCTGCCGCTCGGCGTCGCGCGTCTCACCGACACGTTCCTCACGAAGGATCCGCCGAGCGCGGGCCAGGTCCAGCGTCTCGAGCGCCACCTCGCGCACGAGATGGGCGCGCTCGAGCGCGCCAAGCGCGCCGGCGCGGTGCAGGCGGTGGGCACGTCGGGGACCATCAATACGCTCGTCGCCATGGCGCTGGCGGCGCGGGGCGAAGAATCGGCGCGCCTCCACGGCGCGCACGCGACCGCGGACGAGATCGCGCGCATCCGGCGCCGCGTGCTCCAGGTGTCGGCCGCCGACCGCACCGAGCTGCCGGGCATGGATCAGAAGCGCATCGACCTGATGCCGGCGGCGGTCGTCCTCGTCGACACCATTCTGCAGCGGGCGGGCGGGCCCGACCTCGTCGCCTGCTCGTGGGCGCTGCGCGAGGGGGTGCTGCTCGACCTGGCGGGCGTCGGCGGCCAGACGCGGACCGGCACCACCGGGGTTCGGCGGCGCTCGGTCGAGGCGCTCGCCCACCGCTGGGTCGGCGCCGACGTGCACGGGCGGCACGTCGCCGTGCTGGCCCGCCAGCTGTTCGACGCGCTCGCCGGCGACCTCGGGCTGCCCATCGAGTCGCGCGAGATGCTCGAGTACGCCGCGCTGCTGCACGACGTCGGGCGCGCCGTCGAGCACGACCGCCACCAGCGGCATACCTACTACATCGTCAAGAACAGCGAGCTGCTCGGATTCTCGCCCGTGGAGATCGAGATGCTCGCCCAGGTCGCCCGCGGACACCGCAAGCAGCCGCCGCGGCTCTCCGATCCGGAGGTCGAGGTGCTGCCGCCCGCGCGGCGGCGTATCGTGCGCGGGCTCGCGGCACTCCTGCGCGTCGCCGACGCTCTCGACCGGACCCATCAGGGTGTGATTAGCTCGCTCGACGTGTCGCGCTCCGAGGGTCGGCTCGTGATCCGGGTCGACGCGGGCGCCGAACGCGCGGAGCTCGAGCTGTGGGCCGCGGAACGACGGACAGACCTGCTGGGACGGCTGCTGGATCGCCCGGTCCTCCTGCGCGCCCGCCGCGCCAGCCGCGCGCGCGGCGAGGAACGCTTGCGGGCCCGCGCCGGACGCTGAGCGGGCGTAGCTGATGGGCGGGCGGCACGCCGCGCAGCCCGGCCCGCCGACCCCGGGACCGGACGACGATGCCCGCCGCGTGGGACGAGCCCTGGTCGCCTTCTACCTCGCGAGCTTCGCGGCGAACGCCGAGGCGGCGCACGCGGGCGACGTCGAGGGAGTGCACCAGCTGCGCGTCGCGACCCGCCGCATCCGCGTCGCCTTGCGCCTCTTCGAGCGGTTCCTGCCCGCGGCGACGGTCGCCGCACTGATGGACGGCTTCGCCGAGCTGGGCCGCGGCATCGGCAGCGTTCGCGACCTCGACGTCCTCGCCGCCGCGATCGCCGCCGGGGCCGAGCGGCTCGACCCGGCCGCGCGCCGGGCGTTGCCGCCGCTCGCCGACTACGTCG from bacterium encodes:
- a CDS encoding Ppx/GppA family phosphatase, with translation MRLAAIDLGTNSVHMVIADVTPDGRIVVVDRVKEMVRLGRKAFTTGRLAPETMTLASKALRTFGRLARARKVQRLRTVATSAVREARNGAAFVARLRRETGMPIKVISGLEEARLIFQAARHAIGLEGGPHLLVDVGGGSVELSLAYDGKPLWLESLPLGVARLTDTFLTKDPPSAGQVQRLERHLAHEMGALERAKRAGAVQAVGTSGTINTLVAMALAARGEESARLHGAHATADEIARIRRRVLQVSAADRTELPGMDQKRIDLMPAAVVLVDTILQRAGGPDLVACSWALREGVLLDLAGVGGQTRTGTTGVRRRSVEALAHRWVGADVHGRHVAVLARQLFDALAGDLGLPIESREMLEYAALLHDVGRAVEHDRHQRHTYYIVKNSELLGFSPVEIEMLAQVARGHRKQPPRLSDPEVEVLPPARRRIVRGLAALLRVADALDRTHQGVISSLDVSRSEGRLVIRVDAGAERAELELWAAERRTDLLGRLLDRPVLLRARRASRARGEERLRARAGR
- a CDS encoding DUF1800 domain-containing protein, encoding MVNEGATLGAAAARHLLRRTGFGALARDVSRYTGLSRGAAADRLVGFKAKAFKPGGSYFEQAHDKWVTYILKAKFPLMEKLALFWHDHFAVAIAKVIDVKRMGLYVGLLHQHCNGNLKTFVKAMNKDAAMMEFLDTVRNDKGIPNENYARELQELFTLGVYDLAGQPNYTQADIVQIARAFTGWTYDGSNKPRFDDYRHDYAAEFPERGPKTLFAGRPGFPAGGASFASPEGATEIDQVVDVLFQHTDSQGKNTVARRTAYRLCEYFAHPQPSLAFVDQIVAHSGFDVSFDIRRLVRSLLCHDEFYASAAGPPYTEASRKSVRWPIDYVVGTLRILGLKPRGRYQVIQGGSYRRVFDHLGNMGQTLMDPPSVFGWDWETSWVSSSTLLARYNFARDIIMARWGGGALKTDRLVNTGLTDPGAIVDAVTDLFGVRDQLSPAERQVFVDYLTENGTVPSIDLRNWDVRNTKLNGLFALVMQSPAYQLH
- a CDS encoding DUF1501 domain-containing protein is translated as MNVTRRQFLQRTGAATAGALLGPGLFAHPLVRSAMADTIGDRYFIVLFLDGGNDGQNTVIPRSNGSANLRTLYDGYRRTGGGGIAVPAAALAATAIGNCPGTGAQLGLHPGLAGFGGRPGVGGLKALYDAGKVAVIQGCGYPDYSLSHEESRVIWQTGNPLGVPGLTGTGWGGRHLAHPAYGYGGTQVPAVTIGSSVAPELRQSGTSVLAIDRLEDFGFPYDYDFDDDTATKREAFRRLHQDLAAGDALPSKAYLGASGHATLVSSESYPQLHDLYQADRASWSAQYDGLDRSTGYDLREIAKIIYGSAQGVPNIGARFFALANGGYDTHSDQGAAQPTGQHFGLLAEIGAAIKIFYDDVASMGLAHKVCLLVWSEFARRIPQNDNGTDHGSQGPMFVVGGSVNGGVYGNHPDIANLDWNENTVYRQAPGPHRSTDFRDVYGTILTRWVNMPPAAVAADILPVDTEGPASDYWQTANFNLGFLP